A segment of the Anaerolineales bacterium genome:
TGGAACGCGGCCAACATGTGGCTCAGGGAGGGCTACAACCCGTACGACCCCCAGGTCAGCCTGCGCGCGCAGAAGTACATCTATGGCCGGGAGGCCGACCTCGGGGCGGGCGAGGATCTGGCGCATTTCGTCTACCCGATGCCCTCGATGGTGTTCTTTGCCCCCTTCGGCCTGCTGCCGTATGCCGAGGCGCGGGCGGTATGGATGACCATCCTGGAGCTCGGGTTGGCCTTGCTGGGAGTCCTCGGGATCGCGCTGGCAGGCTGGAAGACCCGGATGCTCGTGCTCATCGCCATCCCGGTGTTCTCGGTGCTGTGGTACCACGGCGTCCGAGCGGTGATCGTCGGCCAGTTCTCCGTCATCGAGAGCTTGCTGCTCATCGGCGCCCTGGCCGCGATCCAGCGCCAGCGAGACCTGCTGGCGGGTGTCCTGTTGGCCCTTTCGATCAGCAAGCCGCAAATGTCGTTCTTATTGATCCCGTTTGTGCTTCTTTGGAGCGTGCGCGCCCGACGCTGGAGCCTGCTCGCCGCCTTCGCCGCCGTTTTCCTCGGTCTGTTAGCGGGTTCTTTTGCTTTGGTGCCTTCCTGGCTGATTGACTGGCTGCGCCAGCTGGTTGCCTACCCCAGCTACACCTCCTTGGGCTCTCCGGTATCGATCCTGGTCGAGGTCCTCCCCGGTGATCCCCGCTGGCTGACCGGGCTGCTTTCCGGGGCGCTCATCCTGGGGCTTCTGTGGGAGTGGCGATCGTCGCAGGGCAGCGCCGATGCCGTGTTCCAGTGGACAGCCGCGCTGACGCTGACCATCACCAACCTGGTGGCCTTCCGGACCGCGACCACCCATTACGTCATCCTGCTCCCCGCCCTCTGCCTGCTGTTCGCAGAATGGAGCCGGCGCTGGGGAAGCCAGGGAGTGCTGGCGGCGCTGGGCGCCATGGCCTTGCTGGGCGTCGGCCTGTGGGTGCTCTTCTTCGCCACCGTCGAAGGCAACCAGGAGAGTGCCTGGATGTACTTTCCCGTGCCGGTGGTTTCCCTGATCGGCTTGTGGTGGATCCGCTGGTGGGTCCAGCGTAGAGCCCGCACGGCCTTCACGTAGTGGTCCGAGGACAAGCGGTCGCATGACTTCCTGGTTAGCACGCGGGTCGGCGCACGTGGGACGCTGGGCGGGGAGTCTGGCGGAGCGGCCGCGTCGCGCCGGCTTCTCCCTGGTGCTTCTCGCGCTTATCCTGCGACTTCCCACCGTAGGGTCACGGCCGATGTGGTATGACGAGGCCTTCTCTGTCCTGTTTTCTTCCAAGGGCCTGCCGAGGATGCTCCAGGGCTCGGTCGATGCGGAGGTGCACCCGCTCCTGTACTACAGCCTGCTGTCAGGATGGATGCGGGCGATGGGAGACACCCCGATCGCGGTCCGAGGCCTGTCGATTCTGTTCGGCCTGGGGAGCGTCGTGTTGGGGTATGCCATCGGCCTGCGGCTGATGTCACCCAGGCAGGCATTGGCCGGAGGTGCCTTGATCGCCTGCCTGCCGTTCCAGGTGCACTACGCCCAGGAAGCTCGAATGTATTCCCTGCTGGCGTGCCTGCTGCTGGGGGCGACGCTCGCTTACCTCACGGGCGTTCAGCGCAAAGGCTGGCTGCCCTGGTTTGCCTTCGCGTTGCTCGCTTGCGGCGCAATGTATGCCCACTACCTGGCAGCGTTCTACTTGATCCCCTTGTCCCTGACCTCGCTCTTCCTTGGCAACCGGCGCGTGCTGCTGGCGACCGCCGGCTCAGCCCTGCTGGCAGTGCTGCTGTTCCTTCCCTGGGTTGGCCTGCTTGCGGGCCAGTGGGCGCGACTTTTCCAGGGGTACTGGATCCGAGTGCCGGGTCTCGAGGAGCTGGTGCGCACACTCCTGGTCTTCGGGGTCGGCCTACCTGTGCCGGACCAGTTTCTCCCCGTTGCCTTGTTCCTGGTCATCTTGGTGCTATGCATCGCATTGCTGCAGACCGTGGGCGCTGCCAGGCGGCGGCCGGTGGGGTGGCTGCGCGGCCTGTGGCTGCTAGGGATGGCAGGCGCCCCGGTGATGCTGCTCTTCCTGGTCTCCCAGTGGGTCCCGGCCTACCTGGAGCGGGCCTTGCTTCCGTCCGGAGCCATGTTCGCCTTGTGGTTGGGCTGGGCACTTGTCTTTCCAGGCGGGTCGCCCCGTCTGCAGTCGACAGCCTGGATCGCGCTCGTCGGCCTCATAGCGATCGGCTTGTGGGGGTTCTACACGTACGACGGATTCCCGTATGCTCCCTTCGATGAGATCAATCGGCAGGTCGCAGGTGAACGAGAGGCGGAGGAGGTGATCGTCCACGCCAACAAGCTGACGGCACTTCCCGCCGCCTACCAGGACCCGACGATCCCTGCCCGGTTCCTGGCAGATCGCCCGGGGTCAGGGAGCGAGACCCTGGCCCCGGCAACCCAGCGGGTCCTGGGACTGACAGCCGATGCCGATGTCGAGCAAGCGGTCAAGGGCGCTTCCGGCGTTTGGCTGGTGCTGTTCCGACAGGAGATGGACGAGTATCGGCTGCTGGGAATCGATCCTCATCCGGCGATCGAGGCTCTGCTTGCCGCCTATGAGCTTGTCGGCGAGACCGCGCATGGGGATGTGATCGTGCAGCACTATCGATTGAGGAGCGGCCAATCCGGATGAACGACAAGCGCGCCGAACAGACCGGGAGGGGGCCAGCGGGAACCGGCGCACCGAAGCCGGGAGCGGGAGACGGGGCGCAGCGTCCCTGGCTGGCATTCATCGCCATTGGCCTGTTCTTCACCCTGGTTGCAGCCTACTTCGTCTCGCACAAGCCCTTTACTCCGGCCAATGTGTTCGCCATCGCCTCGACCACGCGAGATGTGCTGCTCGCCGGTGCGCTGGTGGCCGTTGCCGGCGGCATTGGACGCCGTCTGCTGCCGACGCCGCATGCCAGCTCTACCGCCTCGCTCTCCCTGCAGGCCGCTTTTGGGTTGGGCGTGATGGGGCTGGGTTCGCTGTTTGTGGGATGGTGGGGTGGGGCGCGGGCCTCCGTCGCCTGGGTCGGACTCCTGGCGCTGGGCCTGGCCTTCGGGCGCAGCGCCCTGCGCTGGTGTAGCGGCTGGCGCAGCAGCCTGCGGGCTCTGGCGCAAGCTGACCCGGTGACACAGGCGGCCGTGGCCTGCGCCGGCATGCTCCTCGGTTTGGCGTTTCTTGAAGCGGCAGCACCCCCGGTCCACTTCGACGCGCTGGTCTACCACCTGGAACTCCCCCGACGCTTCCTGGCTCAGGGCTCCTTCGGGCTTACTCCACAGAACCCCTACTGGGGATTGCCCTTGCTGGGTGAGGCACTATACACCTGGGCGCTCGCCCTCGGCCGGCTGCAGACGGCAGCCGTGCTGGGGTGGATGGCCGCTGGGTTGACCCTGGCCGGAGTCTTCGGCCTGGCCGCCTCCTGGGCCAAACCCGCGGGCTGGGCAGGCCTGCTGGCCTTGATCGGCGGAGCGTCCCTGTGCGCCTCGCCAGGTTGGGCGTATGTCGACTGGTGGGCCGCGCTGTACGGCATGGCCTTGTTGGTCGTGCTCGACATGTATCGTGCGACGCCCGCCCGTTCGCTGGCGGCGCTGGGTGGGCTGATGGCCGGCTTCGCCTGCGGGGTCAAGTACACTGCCTGGCTGGCTCTGCCGGCGGGGTTCTTCGCCTTCTGGTCAGCCGATCGCAGCCGACGCGGGTTGCGGCACGCCGTCCTGTTCGCGCTGGGCGGAGCGCTGATCGCATGGCCCTGGGTCTGGAAGAACCTGCAGGCGACCGGCGCGCCGTTGTATCCGTATGTCGGGGCTTCGGCCTGGATCCAACCTGAGCGCCAGGCCGCACTTCGCGAAAGCGTAGCTCCGCCATCTGCCGGCCTGAGCCTAGGCGCTCCGGTCGCCGCCACCTTTCTGGGTCATGAGCAGGCCCCTGGTTTCGCCTCCGACATCGGCCCGCTTCTGGTGGGTCTGTTGCCCGGACTAGCGCTGCTGCGTCGGGGAATGCGCCCGCGGCTGGTTCCGACGGGGGTGTTCCTGCTCGTCGGATGGGGGATCTGGGCGGCTGCCAGCATGGCGTCTGGCTTGCTGATTCAGACTCGGCTGTACTTTGTCCTGCTGCCCGCCTGGGCAGTGCTCGCAGGGGCAGGGTTCGCCGGGTTCGAGGCCAGCGTCGTCGGGAAGATT
Coding sequences within it:
- a CDS encoding DUF2029 domain-containing protein; amino-acid sequence: MRGSAQPRWLAPLLVLLVVGLVAGLTVVNYQFAQGSPGGNDFLARWNAANMWLREGYNPYDPQVSLRAQKYIYGREADLGAGEDLAHFVYPMPSMVFFAPFGLLPYAEARAVWMTILELGLALLGVLGIALAGWKTRMLVLIAIPVFSVLWYHGVRAVIVGQFSVIESLLLIGALAAIQRQRDLLAGVLLALSISKPQMSFLLIPFVLLWSVRARRWSLLAAFAAVFLGLLAGSFALVPSWLIDWLRQLVAYPSYTSLGSPVSILVEVLPGDPRWLTGLLSGALILGLLWEWRSSQGSADAVFQWTAALTLTITNLVAFRTATTHYVILLPALCLLFAEWSRRWGSQGVLAALGAMALLGVGLWVLFFATVEGNQESAWMYFPVPVVSLIGLWWIRWWVQRRARTAFT
- a CDS encoding glycosyltransferase family 39 protein — protein: MTSWLARGSAHVGRWAGSLAERPRRAGFSLVLLALILRLPTVGSRPMWYDEAFSVLFSSKGLPRMLQGSVDAEVHPLLYYSLLSGWMRAMGDTPIAVRGLSILFGLGSVVLGYAIGLRLMSPRQALAGGALIACLPFQVHYAQEARMYSLLACLLLGATLAYLTGVQRKGWLPWFAFALLACGAMYAHYLAAFYLIPLSLTSLFLGNRRVLLATAGSALLAVLLFLPWVGLLAGQWARLFQGYWIRVPGLEELVRTLLVFGVGLPVPDQFLPVALFLVILVLCIALLQTVGAARRRPVGWLRGLWLLGMAGAPVMLLFLVSQWVPAYLERALLPSGAMFALWLGWALVFPGGSPRLQSTAWIALVGLIAIGLWGFYTYDGFPYAPFDEINRQVAGEREAEEVIVHANKLTALPAAYQDPTIPARFLADRPGSGSETLAPATQRVLGLTADADVEQAVKGASGVWLVLFRQEMDEYRLLGIDPHPAIEALLAAYELVGETAHGDVIVQHYRLRSGQSG